A window from Pseudomonas alloputida encodes these proteins:
- a CDS encoding class I SAM-dependent methyltransferase, which yields MDPRSEVLLRQAELFQGPLLIAGAPADDLLGQLPQAQAWTWHAGDQAMLESRFAGRSHYGVEAPEAAFDSAVLFLPKSRELAAYLLNALASRLAGRELYLVGEKRGGIEGAAKQLQAFGKPRKLDSARHCQLWQVTIDQAPQAKPLESLAERFELALEDGPLQVVSLPGVFSHGRLDRGTALLLKHLDGLPGGHMLDFGCGAGVLGATLKRRYPQSRVTLLDVDAFAVAASRLTLAANGLEGEVISGDGIDAAPTELSLILSNPPFHTGVHTNYQASENLLKKSAVHLRKGGEMRLVANSFLRYQPLIEGALGNCQVRDEADGFRIYQATRG from the coding sequence ATGGACCCGCGCAGTGAAGTGTTGCTCCGTCAGGCAGAGCTGTTTCAGGGGCCGCTGCTGATCGCCGGCGCCCCCGCCGACGACCTGCTCGGCCAGTTGCCTCAGGCCCAGGCCTGGACCTGGCATGCCGGCGATCAGGCCATGCTCGAAAGCCGCTTCGCAGGCCGCAGCCATTACGGCGTCGAGGCCCCTGAAGCAGCATTCGACAGCGCCGTGCTGTTCCTGCCCAAATCCCGCGAGCTGGCCGCCTATCTGCTCAACGCCCTGGCATCGCGCCTGGCTGGCCGCGAGCTGTACCTGGTCGGCGAGAAGCGCGGTGGCATCGAGGGCGCGGCCAAGCAGCTGCAGGCCTTTGGCAAGCCACGCAAACTCGACAGCGCCCGGCACTGCCAGCTGTGGCAAGTGACCATCGACCAGGCACCGCAGGCAAAACCGCTGGAAAGCCTGGCCGAGCGCTTCGAGCTGGCCCTCGAAGACGGCCCGTTGCAGGTGGTCAGCCTGCCTGGGGTATTCAGCCATGGCCGACTCGACCGAGGTACCGCCCTGCTCCTGAAGCATCTTGACGGACTGCCCGGTGGCCACATGCTGGACTTTGGCTGCGGTGCCGGGGTACTGGGTGCCACGCTCAAACGCCGTTACCCACAAAGCCGGGTGACCTTGCTGGACGTGGATGCCTTCGCCGTGGCCGCCAGCCGCCTGACGCTGGCTGCCAACGGCCTGGAAGGCGAAGTGATCAGCGGCGATGGCATCGACGCCGCCCCTACCGAACTGAGCCTTATACTGAGCAACCCGCCATTCCACACCGGCGTTCATACCAACTATCAGGCTTCGGAAAACTTGCTGAAAAAATCGGCCGTTCATCTACGAAAAGGTGGCGAAATGCGCTTGGTCGCCAACAGTTTCCTGCGCTACCAACCACTGATCGAAGGGGCGTTGGGCAACTGCCAGGTACGTGACGAGGCCGACGGTTTCCGCATCTACCAGGCAACTCGCGGATAA
- a CDS encoding 2-hydroxyacid dehydrogenase, which produces MPSPRRAVFLDHQSLDLGDLDLSPLKQQFDQFELFAATRPEQVAERLQGAVAVVSNKVMLDAATLAANPQLKLILVAATGTNNVDLAAARAQGITVCNCQGYGTPSVAQHTLALLLALATRLCDYNQAVADGQWAKASQFCLLDFPIVELEGKTLGLLGHGELGGAVARLAEAFGMRVLSGQIPGRPERADRLPLDELLPQVDALTLHCPLNEHTRHMLGARELALLKPNALVVNTARGGLIDEQALADALRGGHLGGAATDVLSVEPPVNGNPLLEPGIPRLIITPHSAWGAVESRQRIVGQLSENAQAFFAGQPRRVVS; this is translated from the coding sequence ATGCCCAGCCCGCGTCGCGCCGTGTTTCTCGATCACCAATCCCTGGACCTTGGCGACCTCGACCTTTCGCCCCTGAAGCAGCAGTTCGACCAGTTCGAACTGTTCGCCGCCACCCGCCCGGAACAGGTCGCGGAACGCTTGCAGGGCGCCGTGGCAGTGGTCAGCAACAAGGTCATGCTCGACGCCGCAACCCTGGCCGCCAACCCGCAACTGAAGCTGATCCTGGTGGCCGCCACCGGCACCAACAATGTCGACCTGGCCGCCGCCCGTGCCCAGGGCATCACCGTGTGCAACTGCCAGGGCTACGGCACGCCGTCTGTAGCCCAGCATACCCTGGCCCTGCTGTTGGCCCTGGCCACTCGGCTGTGCGACTACAACCAGGCGGTGGCCGATGGCCAGTGGGCCAAGGCCAGCCAGTTCTGCCTGCTGGACTTTCCTATCGTCGAGCTGGAGGGCAAAACCCTCGGCCTGCTCGGCCACGGCGAACTGGGCGGCGCAGTGGCGAGGCTGGCCGAAGCCTTCGGTATGCGTGTACTGAGCGGGCAGATCCCAGGCCGCCCGGAGCGCGCCGATCGGCTGCCGCTGGACGAGTTGCTGCCGCAAGTTGATGCACTGACCCTGCACTGCCCGCTGAACGAGCACACCCGGCATATGCTCGGTGCCCGCGAACTGGCCCTGCTCAAGCCCAACGCGCTGGTGGTCAACACCGCCCGTGGCGGCCTGATCGACGAACAGGCGTTGGCCGATGCCCTGCGCGGTGGTCACCTGGGCGGCGCGGCCACCGACGTGCTGAGCGTGGAGCCGCCGGTCAACGGCAACCCGCTGCTGGAGCCCGGCATCCCGCGCCTGATCATCACCCCGCACAGCGCCTGGGGTGCCGTGGAGTCGCGCCAGCGCATCGTCGGCCAGCTCAGCGAGAACGCCCAGGCCTTCTTCGCCGGGCAGCCACGCCGCGTGGTCAGCTGA
- a CDS encoding fatty acid--CoA ligase, whose amino-acid sequence MLQTRIIKPAEGAYAYPLLIKRLLMSGSRYEKTREIVYRDQMRLTYPQLNERIARLANVLTEAGVKAGDTVAVMDWDSHRYLECMFAIPMIGAVVHTINVRLSPEQILYTMNHAEDRVVLVNSDFVGLYQAIAGQLTTVDKTLLLTDGPDKTAELPGLVGEYEQLLAAASPRYDFPDFDENSVATTFYTTGTTGNPKGVYFSHRQLVLHTLAEASVTGSIDSVRLLGSNDVYMPITPMFHVHAWGIPYAATMLGMKQVYPGRYEPDMLVKLWREEKVTFSHCVPTILQMLLNCPNAQGQDFGGWKIIIGGSSLNRSLYQAALARGIQLTAAYGMSETCPLISAAHLNDELQAGSEDERVTYRIKAGVPVPLVEAAIVDGEGNFLPADGETQGELVLRAPWLTMGYFKEPEKSEELWQGGWLHTGDVATLDGMGYIDIRDRIKDVIKTGGEWVSSLDLEDLISRHPAVREVAVVGVADPQWGERPFALLVARDGHDIDAKALKEHLKPFVEQGHINKWAIPSQIALVTEIPKTSVGKLDKKRIRQDIVQWQASNSAFLSTL is encoded by the coding sequence ATGTTGCAGACACGCATCATCAAGCCCGCCGAGGGCGCCTATGCCTATCCATTGCTGATCAAGCGCCTGCTGATGTCCGGCAGCCGCTATGAAAAGACCCGGGAAATCGTCTACCGCGACCAGATGCGGCTGACGTATCCACAGCTCAACGAGCGCATTGCCCGCCTGGCCAACGTGCTGACCGAGGCCGGGGTCAAGGCCGGTGACACCGTGGCGGTGATGGACTGGGACAGCCATCGCTACCTGGAATGCATGTTCGCCATCCCGATGATCGGCGCTGTGGTGCACACCATCAACGTGCGCCTGTCGCCCGAGCAGATCCTCTACACCATGAACCATGCCGAAGACCGCGTGGTGCTGGTCAACAGCGACTTCGTCGGCCTGTACCAGGCCATCGCCGGGCAGCTGACCACTGTCGACAAGACCCTGCTACTGACCGATGGCCCGGACAAGACTGCCGAACTGCCCGGTCTGGTCGGCGAGTATGAGCAGCTGCTGGCTGCTGCCAGCCCGCGCTACGACTTCCCGGATTTCGACGAGAATTCGGTGGCCACTACCTTCTACACCACTGGCACCACCGGTAACCCCAAGGGCGTGTATTTCAGTCACCGCCAGCTGGTGCTGCACACCCTGGCCGAGGCCTCGGTCACCGGCAGTATCGACAGCGTGCGCCTGCTGGGCAGCAACGATGTGTACATGCCCATCACCCCGATGTTCCACGTGCATGCCTGGGGCATCCCCTACGCTGCCACCATGCTCGGCATGAAGCAGGTGTACCCAGGGCGCTACGAGCCGGACATGCTGGTCAAGCTTTGGCGTGAAGAGAAGGTCACTTTCTCCCACTGCGTGCCGACCATCCTGCAGATGCTGCTCAACTGCCCGAACGCCCAGGGGCAGGACTTCGGCGGCTGGAAGATCATCATCGGCGGCAGCTCGCTCAACCGTTCGCTGTACCAGGCCGCCCTGGCGCGCGGCATCCAGCTGACCGCCGCGTATGGCATGTCGGAAACCTGCCCGCTGATCTCCGCGGCACACCTGAACGATGAACTGCAGGCCGGCAGCGAGGATGAGCGCGTCACTTACCGTATCAAGGCCGGTGTGCCGGTGCCGTTGGTCGAAGCGGCCATCGTCGACGGCGAAGGCAACTTCCTGCCCGCCGATGGTGAAACCCAGGGCGAGCTGGTACTGCGTGCGCCGTGGCTGACCATGGGCTACTTCAAGGAGCCGGAGAAGAGCGAGGAGCTGTGGCAGGGCGGCTGGCTGCACACCGGTGACGTCGCCACCCTCGACGGCATGGGCTACATCGACATCCGCGACCGCATCAAGGATGTGATCAAGACCGGTGGCGAGTGGGTTTCCTCGCTCGACCTGGAAGACCTGATCAGCCGCCACCCGGCCGTGCGCGAAGTGGCGGTGGTGGGGGTGGCCGACCCGCAGTGGGGTGAGCGCCCGTTTGCCCTGCTGGTGGCACGTGACGGCCACGATATCGACGCCAAGGCGCTGAAGGAACACCTCAAGCCATTCGTCGAGCAAGGTCATATCAACAAGTGGGCGATTCCAAGCCAGATCGCCCTTGTTACTGAAATTCCCAAGACCAGTGTCGGCAAGCTCGACAAGAAACGCATTCGCCAGGACATCGTCCAGTGGCAGGCCAGCAACAGCGCGTTCCTTTCCACGTTGTAA
- a CDS encoding DUF1302 domain-containing protein — protein MKSANLFWRRAKLPLAVSLASTLASPAFAVSFNIGEIEGQFDSSLSIGASWSTANPNKNLIGVNNGGKGLSQTSDDGHLNFKKGETFSKIFKGIHDLELKYGDTGVFVRGKYWYDFELKDENREFKDISDSNRKEGAKSSGAELLDAFVYHNYSIGDQPGSVRFGKQVVSWGESTFIGGGINSINPIDVSAFRRPGAEIKEGLIPVNMFYISQSLTDNLSAEAFYQLEWDQTVVDNCGTFFSQPDIIADGCTDNLRVLNSSRTVPGAAQQFLATRGVNINEEGVMVRRGADRDARDSGQFGVAMRYMFEPLDTEFGAYFMNYHSRAPIFSATGAPPSVFAGLSALPAQLRALAPLIVAGNSEYFVEYPEDIRLYGLSFSTTLPTGTAWSGEVSYRPNAPVQLNTTDILFAGVRPIGGALSNASLLTGTPGQDLHGYRRKEITQFQTTLTHFFDQVMGASRMTVVGEVGVTHVGGLENAHDTRYGRDPVFGPGPLPSTGGADTCQALNGSTIAGAGAGASTANLNRKCENDGYTTSTSWGYRGRVIWDYNDVFAGINLKPSVAWSHDVSGYSPGPGANFEEGRKAVSLGLDAEYQNTYTASLSYTNFFDGKYSTVDDRDFVALSFGVNF, from the coding sequence ATGAAATCTGCAAACCTGTTCTGGCGCCGGGCCAAGCTGCCCTTGGCCGTCAGCCTTGCTTCCACGCTCGCAAGTCCTGCTTTCGCTGTCAGTTTCAACATTGGTGAAATCGAAGGCCAGTTCGACTCGTCGCTCTCCATCGGCGCCAGCTGGTCGACGGCCAACCCCAACAAGAACCTGATAGGGGTGAACAACGGCGGCAAGGGCCTGTCACAGACATCCGACGATGGCCACCTGAACTTCAAGAAGGGCGAAACCTTCTCCAAGATCTTCAAGGGTATTCATGACCTGGAGCTCAAGTACGGCGACACCGGTGTGTTCGTGCGCGGCAAGTACTGGTACGACTTCGAACTGAAGGACGAAAACCGCGAGTTCAAGGACATCAGCGACTCCAACCGCAAGGAAGGCGCCAAGTCGTCCGGGGCCGAGCTGCTCGACGCCTTTGTCTACCACAACTACTCCATCGGCGATCAGCCTGGCTCGGTGCGTTTTGGCAAGCAGGTAGTGAGCTGGGGCGAAAGTACCTTCATCGGCGGCGGCATCAACTCGATCAACCCCATCGACGTGTCGGCGTTCCGCCGTCCCGGAGCCGAGATCAAGGAAGGCCTGATTCCGGTCAACATGTTCTACATCTCGCAGAGCCTGACCGACAACCTGTCGGCCGAGGCCTTCTACCAGCTCGAATGGGACCAGACGGTCGTCGATAACTGCGGCACCTTCTTTTCTCAGCCGGACATCATCGCCGACGGCTGTACCGACAACTTGCGCGTGCTCAATAGCAGCCGCACGGTGCCGGGCGCTGCCCAGCAGTTCCTCGCCACGCGGGGCGTGAACATCAACGAAGAGGGTGTGATGGTGCGCCGTGGTGCCGACCGCGATGCGCGTGACAGCGGCCAGTTCGGTGTGGCCATGCGCTATATGTTCGAGCCGTTGGACACGGAGTTCGGCGCCTACTTCATGAATTACCATAGCCGTGCACCCATCTTCAGTGCCACAGGGGCCCCGCCGTCCGTGTTCGCCGGGCTGAGCGCCCTGCCTGCGCAGCTGCGCGCATTGGCGCCTCTGATCGTGGCGGGTAATTCCGAGTACTTTGTGGAATACCCCGAGGACATCCGCCTTTATGGCTTGAGTTTCTCCACCACGTTACCCACTGGCACCGCCTGGAGCGGCGAAGTCAGCTACCGCCCCAACGCGCCAGTGCAGCTCAATACCACGGATATCCTGTTCGCTGGTGTCCGTCCCATTGGCGGCGCGTTGAGCAACGCATCGCTGCTGACCGGTACGCCGGGGCAAGACCTGCATGGGTATCGCCGTAAGGAGATCACCCAGTTCCAGACCACACTGACCCATTTCTTCGACCAGGTGATGGGTGCCAGCCGGATGACTGTAGTCGGTGAAGTGGGTGTTACCCATGTCGGCGGCCTGGAGAATGCCCACGATACCCGCTACGGTCGCGACCCGGTGTTCGGCCCAGGTCCGTTGCCATCCACCGGTGGCGCCGATACCTGCCAGGCGCTCAATGGCAGCACCATCGCCGGCGCCGGTGCGGGGGCGTCCACCGCCAACCTGAACCGCAAATGCGAGAACGACGGCTACACCACCAGCACTTCCTGGGGTTACCGCGGCCGTGTCATCTGGGACTACAACGACGTATTCGCGGGTATCAACCTGAAGCCGAGCGTGGCCTGGTCGCATGACGTGTCCGGTTATTCGCCTGGCCCTGGCGCCAACTTCGAGGAAGGCCGCAAGGCTGTCAGCCTGGGCCTGGACGCCGAGTATCAGAACACCTATACGGCGAGCCTGTCGTACACCAACTTCTTCGACGGCAAGTACAGCACCGTGGATGACCGCGACTTCGTCGCCCTCAGCTTCGGCGTGAACTTCTAA
- a CDS encoding DUF1329 domain-containing protein, with translation MNKTRSLLQAGVLGLSLLATSVMAAVSADEAAKLGSTLTPMGAEKAGNADGSIGPWEPLSKTAGSVDGKGFLSDPYGSEKPLFTITAQNADQYKDKLSPGQLAMFKRYPNTYKIPVFKTHRGATVPADVFAAIKENATKTTLVEGGNGLSNFRTAVPFPIPKSGLEVIWNHITRYRGGSVSRLVTQATPQQNGSFNPVYFSDQFVFRDKMKDYDPNNPGNILFYFKQEVTAPARLAGTVLLVHETLDQVKEPRKAWIYNAGQRRVRQAPQVSYDGPGTAADGLRTSDNLDMFNGAPDRYDWKLEGKKELYIASNAFKLDDPKLKYADIIKAGHINQDLARYELRRVWHVVATLKPGQRHIYAKRDFYIDEDTWQAAVIDQYDGRGQLWRVSEAHAQPYYNVEVPWYTLEAIYDLQSGRYLALGMKNEEKRAYDFGFSASKADFQPAALRQSGIR, from the coding sequence ATGAACAAGACCAGAAGTCTGCTGCAAGCCGGTGTGCTGGGCCTGTCCCTGCTGGCGACCAGCGTCATGGCTGCGGTATCCGCCGACGAGGCGGCCAAGCTGGGCAGCACCCTGACCCCGATGGGTGCCGAGAAGGCCGGCAACGCCGACGGCTCCATCGGCCCGTGGGAGCCGCTGTCGAAGACCGCAGGCAGCGTCGACGGCAAGGGCTTCCTGTCCGACCCGTACGGCAGTGAAAAACCGCTGTTCACCATCACGGCGCAGAATGCCGACCAGTACAAGGACAAGCTCTCGCCGGGCCAGCTGGCCATGTTCAAACGCTACCCGAACACCTACAAGATCCCGGTGTTCAAGACCCATCGCGGCGCAACCGTCCCGGCCGATGTGTTCGCTGCCATCAAGGAAAACGCCACCAAAACTACCCTGGTGGAAGGCGGCAACGGCCTGAGCAACTTCCGCACGGCGGTGCCGTTCCCGATCCCGAAAAGCGGCCTTGAGGTGATCTGGAACCACATCACCCGCTACCGCGGCGGCAGTGTCAGCCGCCTGGTGACCCAGGCCACGCCGCAGCAGAATGGCTCGTTCAACCCCGTATACTTCTCCGACCAGTTCGTCTTCCGCGACAAGATGAAGGACTACGACCCGAACAACCCAGGCAACATCCTGTTCTACTTCAAGCAGGAAGTTACTGCGCCTGCGCGCCTGGCCGGGACTGTGCTGCTGGTGCACGAAACCCTCGACCAGGTGAAGGAGCCGCGCAAGGCGTGGATCTACAACGCCGGTCAACGCCGTGTGCGCCAGGCACCGCAAGTGTCGTATGACGGCCCAGGTACCGCCGCCGACGGCCTGCGTACGTCGGACAACCTGGACATGTTCAACGGTGCACCGGACCGTTATGACTGGAAGCTGGAAGGCAAGAAGGAACTGTACATCGCCTCCAACGCCTTCAAGCTGGATGACCCCAAGCTGAAGTACGCCGACATCATCAAGGCCGGGCACATCAACCAGGACCTGGCCCGTTACGAGCTGCGCCGCGTCTGGCACGTAGTTGCAACCCTCAAGCCAGGCCAGCGGCACATCTACGCCAAGCGGGACTTCTACATCGATGAGGACACATGGCAGGCCGCAGTGATCGACCAGTACGACGGCCGTGGCCAACTGTGGCGCGTGTCCGAGGCCCATGCTCAGCCTTATTACAACGTGGAAGTGCCTTGGTACACCCTGGAAGCGATCTACGACCTGCAGTCCGGTCGTTACCTGGCCCTTGGGATGAAGAACGAAGAGAAACGTGCCTACGACTTCGGCTTCAGTGCCAGCAAGGCCGATTTCCAGCCCGCAGCGCTGCGTCAGTCGGGTATTCGCTAA
- a CDS encoding LuxR C-terminal-related transcriptional regulator, producing the protein MTDLSRTHGFASQALGLRDGRFFRPPLPDGHVPRLRLCQRLEAGLGGRLLLVNAPAGFGKSSLAIEFCETLPEHWRSLWLGLSQRDADPGRFLERLLEGLQQYCPALGGQAMGLLKMRQRHQPFAFEEWLDGLLDELALYLQADTPLLLVLDDYHLAQGPVLDRCLQFFLNHLPPGLVLLVTSRQRPGWHLARLRLSRQLVELNEQDLRLTADESLAVIGRQPTGLRGQALDNLIQRSDGWVAGLRFWQLAASDSADEQALPQALHGGEGLIRDYLLEEVIDRLPADVQAFLDETACQERFCAPLCDAMRGRHDSAAVLSFLQAHQVFLVPLDEHGHWFRYHHLFSDLLRSRQASESQVALHLRACRWFEAQDLLDEAVEQALRAGHLDVAADLVQSLSEEQLLAEQNVGMLLRWKMDLPDSLLISTPRLIVLYSWALGLACQLDAAEELAGYLSRFLPAPSATAQKSMLAQWLALSGVIARGRGDRERTLAYCGEALQSLPSKRYGQRLVCLSTLSNLAIADGDFWRARGWNREALELAQRVGNPLFEALAHYDRARVLHARGEVLRALDEVRQGLQRLQGLSAQRLYAVRARLTLYEGYLLVSRLQPAQGRARLRAGLGEARACRDISVLIGHCVIATLDGREGHFAEAFAELAEAERLMHIWDVPPVYYLAMITLVKCELWLAQGRTDLAESWLQRLGQTYGGEQPAAAPEFHPLLPLHIALQQAALDRIQLRSDDAVQRLACLVKRGQASGGMMLTVSALSQWLALLLDEGKEGQAAQLLPSLLEAAHGGVMQPMQPLLEKHPQWLQEQLQAGAACPVQAELLKHLPPVPIASTGNGEALSGREMAVLELIAQGCSNQQISERLFISLHTVKTHASHINSKLGVERRTQAVAKAKSLGLLA; encoded by the coding sequence ATGACAGATCTGTCCCGTACCCATGGATTCGCAAGTCAGGCCCTTGGCCTGCGGGACGGGCGTTTCTTCCGGCCACCGCTGCCAGACGGCCATGTGCCGCGCCTGCGGTTGTGCCAGCGGCTGGAAGCCGGTTTGGGCGGGCGGCTGCTGCTGGTCAATGCCCCGGCGGGTTTCGGCAAAAGCTCCCTGGCCATCGAGTTTTGCGAAACACTGCCCGAGCACTGGCGTAGCCTGTGGCTTGGCCTGAGCCAGCGGGACGCCGACCCTGGCCGCTTCCTTGAGCGCTTGCTTGAAGGCCTGCAGCAATACTGCCCGGCACTGGGCGGCCAGGCCATGGGCCTGCTGAAAATGCGCCAGCGCCATCAGCCGTTTGCCTTTGAAGAGTGGCTCGACGGCCTGCTCGACGAGCTGGCGCTGTACCTGCAAGCTGATACGCCGCTGCTGCTGGTACTGGACGACTATCACCTGGCCCAGGGGCCGGTGCTCGACCGTTGCCTGCAGTTCTTCCTCAATCACCTGCCCCCCGGCCTGGTGTTGCTGGTGACCAGCCGCCAGCGGCCAGGCTGGCACCTGGCGCGCCTGCGCCTGTCCCGGCAGTTGGTCGAGCTTAACGAACAGGACCTGCGCCTCACCGCGGATGAGTCGTTGGCAGTGATCGGTCGCCAGCCTACCGGCCTGCGCGGCCAGGCACTGGACAACCTGATCCAGCGCAGCGACGGCTGGGTGGCCGGGTTGCGTTTCTGGCAGTTGGCGGCCAGCGACAGCGCTGACGAGCAAGCCTTGCCCCAGGCGCTGCATGGTGGCGAGGGCCTGATCCGCGACTACCTGCTTGAAGAAGTCATCGACAGGCTACCTGCGGACGTGCAGGCCTTCTTGGACGAAACTGCCTGCCAGGAGCGTTTCTGCGCTCCGCTTTGCGATGCGATGCGTGGCCGCCACGACAGCGCCGCCGTCCTGAGCTTCCTGCAGGCGCATCAGGTGTTCCTTGTGCCGCTGGACGAGCATGGCCACTGGTTCCGCTATCACCATTTGTTCTCCGACCTGCTGCGCAGCCGCCAGGCGAGCGAATCGCAGGTCGCTCTGCATTTGCGGGCCTGCCGCTGGTTTGAAGCTCAAGACCTGCTGGACGAGGCGGTGGAGCAGGCTTTGCGTGCCGGCCACCTCGATGTTGCCGCCGACCTGGTGCAAAGTCTGTCCGAGGAGCAACTGCTGGCCGAGCAGAATGTCGGCATGTTGCTGCGCTGGAAGATGGACCTGCCCGACAGTCTGTTGATCAGCACGCCGCGGCTGATCGTGCTGTACAGCTGGGCGTTGGGGCTGGCTTGCCAGCTGGATGCTGCCGAGGAACTGGCTGGCTACCTCAGTCGCTTTCTGCCCGCGCCTTCGGCGACTGCGCAAAAGTCGATGCTGGCCCAATGGCTGGCACTCAGTGGGGTCATAGCCCGTGGCCGTGGCGACCGCGAGCGCACCCTGGCCTATTGCGGCGAAGCGCTGCAGAGCCTGCCGAGCAAGCGCTACGGCCAACGTCTGGTGTGTTTGTCGACGCTGTCCAACCTGGCCATTGCCGATGGCGACTTCTGGCGGGCCCGAGGCTGGAACCGCGAGGCCCTGGAGCTGGCCCAGCGGGTCGGTAACCCCTTGTTCGAGGCGCTGGCGCATTACGACCGGGCGCGGGTGCTGCATGCCCGTGGCGAAGTGCTGCGTGCGCTGGACGAAGTGCGCCAAGGGCTGCAACGTCTGCAAGGGCTTTCGGCGCAGCGGCTGTATGCCGTGCGTGCGCGGCTGACGCTTTACGAAGGTTACCTGCTGGTCTCGCGTCTGCAGCCGGCTCAGGGCCGCGCGCGTTTGCGCGCGGGGCTGGGCGAGGCGCGAGCGTGCCGGGACATCAGTGTGCTCATCGGTCATTGCGTGATTGCCACGCTCGATGGCCGGGAAGGTCACTTTGCCGAGGCCTTTGCGGAGCTGGCCGAGGCCGAGCGCTTGATGCACATCTGGGATGTGCCCCCGGTCTACTACCTGGCCATGATTACCCTGGTCAAATGCGAACTGTGGCTGGCCCAGGGGCGTACGGACCTCGCGGAGTCCTGGCTGCAGCGCCTGGGCCAGACCTATGGCGGCGAGCAGCCGGCGGCGGCACCGGAGTTCCATCCGCTGCTGCCGTTGCACATTGCGTTGCAGCAGGCAGCGCTCGATCGCATCCAGTTGCGTAGCGACGATGCCGTGCAACGCCTGGCATGCCTGGTAAAGCGCGGCCAGGCCAGTGGCGGCATGATGCTTACCGTCAGCGCCCTGAGCCAATGGCTTGCCCTGCTGCTGGACGAAGGCAAGGAAGGGCAGGCCGCGCAGTTGCTGCCAAGCTTGCTGGAAGCGGCGCATGGCGGTGTGATGCAGCCGATGCAGCCACTGCTGGAAAAACACCCGCAATGGCTTCAGGAACAACTGCAGGCAGGTGCCGCTTGCCCGGTTCAGGCGGAACTGCTCAAGCACCTGCCGCCAGTGCCAATCGCCAGTACGGGCAACGGCGAAGCGCTGAGTGGCCGCGAAATGGCTGTGCTCGAACTGATTGCCCAAGGCTGTTCCAATCAGCAGATCAGCGAGCGGCTGTTCATTTCCCTGCACACGGTGAAGACCCACGCCAGCCACATCAACAGCAAGTTGGGCGTGGAGCGGCGCACCCAGGCGGTGGCCAAGGCCAAATCCCTGGGGTTGCTGGCGTGA